The sequence ACCGTTGCACAACCCtacatcaaaaaatttaaaattacttgcacatataataaaatgtacgttattcatatatttaaaagaaaaatagggTAACTTacattttgttgtttgaattatatctgtttttatattttgatatctaatttttttttttttgtatcaacttaccatatcaactttgcaaaatttgtacTTTACCATGTATAaccattttttattgatttttctatcaaaaacATATtacatgttgtgcatatgcgtaaaatatcacattacataactcttaaatatcatatgtgtattgcattttaataattttgtgacaaaaaacttgatgaaaaaatagttataaatagaaaagtgcaaaatttcgtaaaattaagatggtaagttgatacaaaaaaaagtttagatgcgaaagtgtaaaaatggtcATAGTTCATAtagcaaaatgtaattaacccaaaaaattatatctatatataaactatataaaaagaaaatgcctTCCACACTCACAAACGTCGAGTAATAACTTTGCTACACCAATTTTTGGTAAAGCCAATAATGCCCTTTTactgataaaataactaactcaTTTAGCTTTCCGAATTATACattgatttataaattagtgtttttctttctttcttcttttctattttttaatgtaatgatttatatattttatatttatttataatatattttaaaatatgtaaaaaaaaaattctttatatgcACGCAGGAACGactagttaaatatatatataaaaaaaaaatggactccCCATACTTACAAATGGCGATTAATGACACCATcgcaccaattttttgtgaagtcaaAAATGCCCTTGAACTAGggatgtttttcttttcttttatttcttttttgtaatgtaATGTATTGGTTTGTATACCTCACTCTAATTTCTAATGTCgatgatatattttttcatatttaatatttataaaattttaatttttaaataataatatttttactataacttttaataaaatataatataatacgattaaatttatattattcattgtttatgtaaaataatcaTGTTACATTATAGattcatttgttaaatataaaataaaaagcttGTAAAGTACTAAAAAATACCGCATTTTGCAGAACAAATCATGAGATGAATAATTATGCAGTCAATTTCTCGATAATTcttctaaaattgaattttgaatttttaatagcaataataatagtacatattagttcattataaattattattaaatattgatatttgatatattcattgaaatttataatataattatatattgtcaGTTTATCaaaaacattatttaatttttcaactaacgataaagtatttataattatattaaattttaaaaaaaatggctatatgaatttcttgttttccaATAATAAACTGATAGGGGTTTGCAAGTTTAAAGGGGAGCATGGAAATTTGAGTATGGGTGTCAACTCAACCTACTACAAAAGCTTAattaaaacgaaaaaaaaaaaaaaggaatttatttattttgtgacgGGCTTAAACACGTTTTCCCAAGCCGAACCGTTAAAGCCGGTTCACTTGGTTGCCTATTTATAGGCGGCATAACAACTCCAAAACCACACACAAAAATCTCGTGAACGAAtaaaaaggagagagaaaggaATAGCAGAGAGAGAGCGCGCgcgagagggagagagaggtCTCGACGAGAAGTTTTGATTCATCATTCATCATTCATCATCCATTATCACGACCGTCCAGCGGATTCGAAAATGGTGATGATCGATCAGTATATTCTCGGGGGATTCGTTGCTTCTTTGGTTGCTTTCGTGTTGCTCTACAACTTGCCAAGGAAGACGAGGAAAACTAATAAGGTTTCGAAGGTTGGACGTGGAGATGAGTGCATTAAGACCTCCGCCGTCGGCGGTGGTTCCGGAACGGAGGCCGGTGGAGATGCTGACATTATTATTGTTGGAGCCGGGGTTGCCGGGGCCGCTCTGGCTTATACGCTTGGCAAGGTAAGGAAATCCTGATTTTCTCCTTATACGGTACAAATTCTGCATGATTCCATGctggatatttttttgtcctaGGAGGATTTTTTCGGTTTGGTTTATGCTTTAAGATTGGGGTTTTGTTTCCGTGTTTGTAAATGTTCTACACATTACAGCTGTGTATACTTGGTTGTAAGGACTTTGAAGTAAATGGTAGTTTCGtgattcattaaaaaaaaaaaaaaataaggaaatggTAGTTTCGTGtaatctctctctcgctcttgTCTAGTTGTCTTTGTTTTCCTATATTCGCGCTCAGGCAAAGAGCAAACCTGGGATTTCTACATGCTCACTTTTTTGTCCTTTGCTTGAAGTTGATGAATCCCATCTCTTAAGGATCTCAGTTGcagtttcaaaaaatagaaacttttCATTTGTGAATTAAACAGTAGTATTGACTTATTTACACATTTTAATATTCTGTGATTGGTTTGTACTTCAAAATGTTACTGTTTTCTGTTGATTTTAGTCATATGTCATTAGTTAtcaacaatttaccccatgCGGCCTGCAGCAGCCATGATTCTTCAAAAGGAAACCTGCAATAATTCATGGAAAAGTAATTTAGCTCTTGCTTACGTAAGAAATTCCATTTTTTACAGCGATTAAATTAGAGAGATATAAGAAACTTTTTAGTTCTCCTTACTAGCTTTCAGATCTGTACGTCTTGATTTTTAAGGTTCGCTAGCCTTGAAGGGTCTAGGTTGCATAACACATAAGTCAACGAATGTTGGATTGATTGTGAAAAATGTGAAACTGAAACTTTTCTGGCTAAGAGTTTCATGAAAATAGAATGAACcaaatattgtttatttactCTGTGATCGGACTTTCATCAACCTCATCTTTGTACCCAACTGTAGGATGGGCGTCGAGTTCATGTGATTGAAAGAGACTTAACGGAGCCAGATCGGATAGTGGGCGAACTTCTACAGCCTGGAGGCTATTTGAAATTGATGGAGTTAGGTCTTGAAGGTAAAATCTATAATGGGCCAAATCTCACTTTTTACCAACTGCAAATTTGTTGCCTAGAAGTAGACAGTATTGCATTTAAGGGCCGTGTGGTCCACAACGACTAGCTGCTGCCAAAGTTTGGTGTGTTTGTTAATTATACACTGATGTGTGGTTGGCGTGATTGCAGACTGTGTGGGTGATATTGATGCTCAACGAGTTTTTGGCTATGCCCTTTACAAGGATGGTAAAGCCACGAAGTTATCTTATCCCTTGGAGAAATTCGACGCGGATGTATCTGGAAGAAGCTTTCACAATGGCCGATTCATACAGAGGATGAGAGAAAAGGCAGCAACCCTTGCAAAGTATAAATTCATAACTTGAGAGTACTTTTCACACTTgttcaaatttgatgatattgatTCATATAATTCACTATGTGacaaacttgaccaaaacagGACTTTATTGCACTTTATGACTCTCATTTTCAACTGAAAATCGaatgttaatttttcattttagcCTTGGAAAATACCTAACCAATCTCTTGTAATGTCAAATCAAGAATTGCAAGTAGAAGTTTACTCATggctcaaatatttttctggtTCAGTGTAAGGCTTGAACAAGGAACAGTGACATCCTTGCTTGAAGAAAAGGGAACTGTTAAAGGAGTACAATACAAGACCAAGAATGGTGAAGAGATAACTGCTTATGCTCCTCTCACCATTGTTTGTGATGGATGTTTTTCAAACTTGAGGCGCTCTCTCTGCACTCCCCAGGTGAATATGATGcctcataattaaaatttgaacactATGTTACATCGGAATCATGAAAACTTCATAGACAGcagtatatatttgttatctTTTTGTCATAAAAGTTTCTTAATTTGTACAAGTCCCGAAGCTAAGATTCCCCTATTGATTCAGGTGGATATCCCCTCTTGCTTCGTTGGTCTGATCCTGGAAAATTGTGAGCTCCCATATGTTAATCACGGTCATGTCGTGCTAGCGGATCCTTCACCCATCTTATTCTACAAAATCAGCAGCACAGAAATACGCTGTCTGGTCGACGTTCCGGGCCAAAAGGTTCCTTCCGTTGCCAGTGGAGAAATGGCTAATTACTTGAAGACTGCGGTTGCTCCTCAGGTACCCGCAAATTTTGCTTTCTTAAGGACTCTACTTTCATCTTCTTCTGTTATATTGCATAATTGCTCATATAAACTGACTTAGATACATGTTTCTTCAGATTCCTCCTCAGCTATATGATGCATTTATAGCTGCAATTGAGAAAGGAGCAATAAGGATGATGCCCAACAGAAGCATGCCAGCAAATCCTCATCCGACTCCGGGTGCACTTCTAATGGGGGACGCATTCAACATGCGCCATCCTTTAACAGGAGGAGGAATGACGGTGGCCCTCTCGGATATTGTTGTCCTCCGTGATCTTCTTAGACCTCTGCATGACTTACACGATGCACCTACTCTGTGCAAGTATCTTGAGTCCTTCTACACCCTGAGAAAGGTAAgtcacaaattaaattttcattttcatgagTAATTGAAGTAGAATTTAGAGGTTTTGAGATACTAATCCGGATGCTTGCTTTTGCAGCCTGTTGCGTCTACGATTAATACATTGGCGGGAGCACTTTACAAAGTGTTCTGTGCATCACCTGATCCAGCAAGGAAGGAAATGCGTGAAGCTTGTTTCGACTATCTGAGCCTTGGAGGCATTTTCTCTGAGGGCCCTGTCTCTTTACTTTCCGGTCTAAACCCGCGACCTTTAAGCctctttctccatttttttgcCGTGGCCGTTTATGGAGTTGGCCGATTATTAATTCCATTTCCCTCACCTCAAAGGGTTTGGCTAGGAGCCAGATTGCTTTCGGTTAGTCTACTTTCTCATTAGgacattaattatcaaataagaaaTACAATGTGCAATTCCTAACAATGGATTTTTCTGCATTCACAGGGTGCATCTGGAATTATCTTCCCGATTATAAAAGCAGAGGGAGTGAGACAAATGTTCTTCCCTGCTACTGTTCCAGCCTACTACAGAGCTCCCCCTGCTGTTCATTAgatcaaatcattcaaaactctcctattcattattttttcctttaaaacaaaaataaaaaagaaaatagtgtTGTAGTATTAGTTTGACTTTTGTTGGTCTTCCCCCTAAAAAAAGCCAGGTTTGGACCAAGATAAACATGCCAGAGAACATTGTAAACGCTGTACCATACTACTACTactagtaaaaaataaaatttctttatattactCTTTCTCTTTGAACTAGTCTTGCTCATGTCCAAAGGTTTGCGTTCTTGATTCAGCAATAAACCTCAACAGAAGATCCTTTTTATGTGTTCAAGATTGTAACACCAGTTCAATCACTAATCGTGCTGCCTACTGAAAAGAGTTCCGATACGCAATCCCACCATGAGTTCTCACCACTTGACTTCCTCCTTCTTGCAAGCCTTTCTCACACGGAATCTTGGTTGCAATTTGAATGATGGAGCGCAagtaattgaaattaaagaataaagagGAGCACGTTTTTTATATTCTGAGaactcaaatttgaaatacaaaaaaatatatcatattgttgaatttaaaaaagaagagtttcaatataagtaaaacaaatttgaaacagaactgaattttgaacggtctcaaaaaacacataaaatttGGCCCAAATATAGCCTAATGTCCTAGCAATAATCTAGTAGAATATTAAGTCcaaatgataaatatagaaaatattaaaattaactaaaatcagcttaaatataaaaaatttaaaaattatggaataatggtgtttgatgataataatatcCATGATGCTTGGCTTCAATTCTTGATTGCACAATCTTATTtcctaaagaaaaaaaatccaaaaagtcgaataataaatataaatgtaggCACTCCATGTACGTAATTGGTGTGCAAATTCCCAGCCATAGGTCCACTGCGATCAGTTTTAGAAATGCAAAAATGGGAGTGGGTTGGAGCATTCATTAAGGAAGTTGAGCATTTATTAGGAACAAGATGGAAGTTGTAATAAACTCAAATTTGATGTGGTGGCTGCCCATGATTCATGAATTCAAGCAGTTTGGTGGGAGCATTTATTAAGGAAgttgagaaatattaaatactatgTCCTCTACTACTCTACCTTGTTAAAATATCCTGATATTTGCACAACATTTAGAAGAAGCCACAAATGGgatacatataattttgatcctcaaacaaacttatttatacggttttgattttcaaataatttcagattgtagttttgattttttttttttgtatttttagtcatttcaTTAACAAAATcgttaaaattaacaaaaattctaTCTGAATGGCAAAAAATAGCCATTCTCCTCcaattttgtgatatttttcaagttttgaTCCTATACacattttctcctttttctttaagtttcaagggagaaaagaaaaataaaaaaagtgaatttaaatcacaaattttctatataatcttagcaaaatatttgtcaataATCTGTTTTATGTATGCAAGacctactatatatatatatattagttgttatcatatttattttattgtctttataattttggatttatcatattttttttatccatagattagaaaaaattagaaataaagacaaaataaattaaaaaaattaaagttaagattatataaaaaaatttgttgatcaattttttttagttttttctgttttgaaGCTTGAAGAAAATTGGGAAAAATGGGTTCATTTTGGccaaaacttgaaaaataccacaaaataaaagaaaaatcgctattttttccctttaaaatgaaacttctgttaattttgatggttttattaatggaAGGActaaaaaatgccaaaaaaaagaaaaaaccaacaattttaggacaaaaaatgcaattttaaattgtttgagaaccaaaattaCGTAAGtggttttatattatttaaaaataagcttaataataataatcaccAATTGAGTACAAATGAACTGCTATTGtgttattttgattttaaaattttgtattgcactcataaatattttattcattatatattttattttttagattttgatatttttgacaggtatttttgaaaaaattattaaaattatttatataaatttttcccaaaaaattgattttttcggttaaaaaatcaaatagagTTTGATTTTTACTCAATCGAACCAGCATGTTCGattcgattttttatttttaaaaataattttaatttgatttgattaatcgAAATCAACATCCCTTTCAAGACACAAAGATGTGGGATCGTCCCCAGCGCAGGTACTGAAATAGTCAAGTTAGATAATGATGGTGAGGTATAAGTACCAGAActgaaaataacataaaacattaaaaatttccTGAATGTTCAATTTGAGGGTTTATACAGTTTTCGGCCAATATGCGGATGGCATGCATGCAAGCCTTTGGAGATTCCGCCATGTGTCCTCCATCCAAGGGTTTTCATTGGTTCTGGTTTGGGCTGGTTCGGGTTGGTTGGGTTTGACTGACTTAAGGCTTGCATGGAGCCTCTTGAATTAGGCCTGATTGGGGTTTACCTTCTCTTTATGGGCCATTCATAAAGGTTTGGCCCAATTTTGTGAATACATCcttctctatttatatataaaattggtGTGGATTATACACCCaccaatatatatagactttgatcgattgtattaaaaaaaaaatcatcgcATCTCTTAAATTATAGTTTgtgagaaaattttcaaacacatTGCACTCttaccaaaaagaaagaaaataaatagacaACCAGAAGAGAAAGGGGGGacaaagaattttgaaatgattCGTCACTTTTCTTGACATAAATTATGAAGTGTTTTGGCAGAACAAAGTGAAAACAGATAGAAATGGGCCATCAACGCAGCTCCAACGATGTTTGAAGAAATTCTGCAAACCCCTACCAAAAGTTATAACATGAATTGGGCCGTCCCGAGACATCGTTATCACTGTGTCCGAAATTGAAACATAGCCTCGAAACAATGGCATTCTTTCTGAAGTGAAATCTGTGTGGTTCTTTCTAAAATGGTGTGATGTAGTTTTTCAACATCTTTGGAACTTTATTCAGTAAGGAAAGCGACGGGTTTTTGATGCAACAAGCAGCACAGTTTACTTGGAATTGGTATATAATTGAACTTTAGTATTGTATTAATCTGATTGGTAACTTGAAGCCCTAATGTTAGGGAAATAAAAATACCTCAAACGATCAGTTGAACAATAACATTCCTCAACTTTCATTCGTACAAGTCAAAACGCTTCAGTACAAGATACAACCACATATTTACCTTAAACCAACAGTACCAGACTTTAAAACACATCCATCCCCGCTAGGACTAGAATTAAGCCCTCTCACCCCTAATCCTCCTCGCCAGCTGGATATCCTTAGGCATAATCGTAACCCTCTTAGCGTGAATGGCGCAGAGGTTGGTATCCTCAAACAATCCAACAAGATACGCCTCCGCCGCCTCCTGAAGCGCCGCCACGGCGGAGCTCTGGAATCTCAGATCCGTCTTGAAGTCCTGAGCTATCTCACGAACAAGCCGCTGGAACGGCAGTTTCCGGATCAAAAGCTCAGTGGATTTCTGATACTTTCGGATCTCTCGAAGAGCAACAGTGCCAGGGCGGAAACGATGGGGCTTCTTCACTCCGCCGGTGGCAGGGGCGGATTTCCTGGCGGCCTTGGTAGCCAGCTGCTTCCGCGGAGCCTTACCACCAGTGGACTTGCGGGCGGTTTGCTTTGTGCGAGCCATTTCTAGGGTTTCTCTTCTCTGGAAGAAGGGTTTTGATTGAAAATGCGGAGGAAGGGATATGCTGGATGAAGATTCAAGGATTTGGAGGATGTATTTATAGGTGGGGTTTTGAAAGTTATGGCGGGATGGGGAAACAATCATAACCGTtcatttgcatatttttcGTCCAAGGGCTGTGATTGATTTACATGAATTGAGTCGGATTGCTGATGTGGCAGCGTGATTTCTGAAGTGCAGAATAAGGATATTGAGTCGTTGGATGATTTTTAATCTGACGGCGGCAGTTCCTCTAGTCAGGTGGGTGAGGAGGATCGATGACATGGCTACTAGTACTGGTGCATCCCACGTCTTCATCAAGAAGGGAATTGGATCTGGTTAACAGTTAACGACGCCTTTCGATCACGAACTTCAAATTAGAAAGTATTCcgttcaaaattatttgatctttcAATTCTATCTTAACTCAAATGATTCAAGTtcggttaaataaaaaaattatataacaaatgtGATACACTTATCACGTAATTTGATAACTTTCTCTGAATTGTTCgccaaattataaataaatatattatacttattatataattaattcaaatctGATCAAATTCACGAGTTAGAATGTCCAAACATAGAAGTAGATtgtctatttcaaattttgtacgtCTTCTATTTCATCCAACTTATACACAcgtttcatatattttatttaaaaaaaataaaattataccagtggtaagtatattaaatagaataaaatatcaaataatattataaactataaattttagCTATTTCATCCAACTTATACACAcgtttcatatattttatttaaaaaaaataaaattataccagtggtaagtatattaaatagaataaaatatccaataatattataaactataaatttcaGTCAACAAACACACAACCACTATTTTCGGATTCATGTTTTcgtatttttcaagaaataaattatttttatgtttttacaccttatttgtatgtttttttattttcaactctctatatatactatatatatacttatatacatatataatataaaataaacatgatTTAACTATATACAGTGATTTATATctcccaaaaatacaatattaaacatacaatgtttgtatatatacacagttatatataaaaatatatataaaaaagttataatttgataatacacagtaatttttgtcttccaaatACCAGTATCAAACTTACACCActtatgttaaaatattttaaattatctcaaaacacaaatttaaacatactatctattttcaacacacacttatttatctctattttctttttttatctccaaaaaataaaatactcaaaatacaaatccaaacattatcaACACTTTTCTGAGttttctcatgaaaattcaAGATTCAGATACAGTGTAAACATGaacataaatattagaaaGAGTGCAATTCGAATTGAACTTGGCTATAATTTGGAAACGGTAAAGTGTCTTGGAAGCTGGAGATACAATAGCATTAAGACTCACACCTCAATGCCTTAGCTCCAGAGGAGAAAACATGTCTAACCCTCACTGTACATATGATGACTCTCTCTAGTGAACAACAAGAACCATGAATTCACTCTACACTTCCAATGACTAAAACCTTTGGTGGAGAACGATCAAGTGCCTCGCCACAAATGTTTTACATACGTCGAACCAAAAATTACTCCCCACATAGTATTAGTATACGCAAGCTACAACATTTTTAACAGTCTGAATTGTACATTCACCAATGCTACAACATTTTTAACAGTCTGAATTGTATATTCAATACCCACTTACCATCCGTCATGAATCTTCAACATGGTGATCTGTTTCATCGAATATCTCTTCCTGCACAAAgccaatcaattaaataagaaaatggaGCCTTGTGGATGCACGTGGGATTTAATTGTTCAGGTTTTGAGACCAAGACAATGGACTTCACCTGCAAAAGCTCTTCAATGACGTCTTCCATGGTTATTATTCCTACCGCCTCTTCTTCTTCGGGCAGCTTGGGCAGTGGAgtttcatctatttttagaATGTCGGAGTACATGTTTTTCGTCCACTTCTTGCTTCTAGGTGTACCCTTGAAAGAATTGCTTCCTGTGTTGGGAAAACTCTTCCATTTTTGCAGAGGTCTTTTACTCTTCACACTTTTATCCAATGACATCTTTTCACCATCAATGTCTACTCTCACATCTTTGACAGAACCTACATCAACAGACACACTTTCTGCATCTCCTGTTCCAGCAGGCTGGACGGGGCCTTTGGTACACTGTCTCACAACAACAGCCATGTGACTGTGACCCTTCTGGAATTCATTCAAGATATCGTATAATGGCATAGTTTCTGGAACCCTAGGAATAAAACAAAAGGATGTAATATCATCAGTAGCCTAGCCATACTATAGAGACGAGAGAAACCAAATGTTTCTGCAGTTAGGTGCACACACAGGTGTTACAAACAAGCACCCTAGTACATGAGTGCATATGTACAGAGAGGAAGTTATGAACTAAGTTTCATGGTTGCCATCATCTCTCAGACTGAAATTTTTCTGTGACCAAGGTATCTGAATTAAGTAATCTGCGTAAACACCATAATCAAGAAGAGAACAACtgattttcattatttcattcaATGCATGATAAATTTTGGGTATACAACAAGTCAAAGTTTTAAAGCAATGTCATACCTTGGAATTCTGCGAATAGTGAAAGAGCATAAGATAAAAAGATCAGGTCATCAAGTATTACCTAAAACTTGAGTGGCTATTTTGCATGTTCAGGGGCATTGtttaatgataagaaaaatgtgggggttttgggggggggggtgtcgggtggatattacaaattaaGATTTTCAAGAAGAGCTCAGGTCTTTGCCATTTCCTCAGTAATGCATATTACTCCTTTACATCCTGAATATGAAGATAACCAAATACTAACATACCACTAGCTTCAAGAACCCCCAGCCAAATACCTGGTTTATGTGAATTTTCCAGTTAAGAATCTAGTTCAAAAGGGCCGGTCAACTAAGACCtcaatcaaattcaacaaGAAGCGGATCTGAGTGAAACTCACAGTTCTTTTGTATGGTCAGAGACCTCTAATCCACTTGAAATATACTCATTTTTGAAGATGCAtctttctttatgaaaaaactaattagtGACCAACCACACAGAAGATGAAACAAGTACCAGAACAAGCCCAATGATGTTTGTAGGTTGCTCATAGTAGACCGGCACTCTGCTATGT comes from Sesamum indicum cultivar Zhongzhi No. 13 linkage group LG10, S_indicum_v1.0, whole genome shotgun sequence and encodes:
- the LOC105172646 gene encoding squalene monooxygenase-like; the protein is MVMIDQYILGGFVASLVAFVLLYNLPRKTRKTNKVSKVGRGDECIKTSAVGGGSGTEAGGDADIIIVGAGVAGAALAYTLGKDGRRVHVIERDLTEPDRIVGELLQPGGYLKLMELGLEDCVGDIDAQRVFGYALYKDGKATKLSYPLEKFDADVSGRSFHNGRFIQRMREKAATLANVRLEQGTVTSLLEEKGTVKGVQYKTKNGEEITAYAPLTIVCDGCFSNLRRSLCTPQVDIPSCFVGLILENCELPYVNHGHVVLADPSPILFYKISSTEIRCLVDVPGQKVPSVASGEMANYLKTAVAPQIPPQLYDAFIAAIEKGAIRMMPNRSMPANPHPTPGALLMGDAFNMRHPLTGGGMTVALSDIVVLRDLLRPLHDLHDAPTLCKYLESFYTLRKPVASTINTLAGALYKVFCASPDPARKEMREACFDYLSLGGIFSEGPVSLLSGLNPRPLSLFLHFFAVAVYGVGRLLIPFPSPQRVWLGARLLSGASGIIFPIIKAEGVRQMFFPATVPAYYRAPPAVH
- the LOC105172647 gene encoding histone H3.2 — encoded protein: MARTKQTARKSTGGKAPRKQLATKAARKSAPATGGVKKPHRFRPGTVALREIRKYQKSTELLIRKLPFQRLVREIAQDFKTDLRFQSSAVAALQEAAEAYLVGLFEDTNLCAIHAKRVTIMPKDIQLARRIRGERA